From Pleurodeles waltl isolate 20211129_DDA chromosome 1_1, aPleWal1.hap1.20221129, whole genome shotgun sequence, a single genomic window includes:
- the LOC138288946 gene encoding uncharacterized PE-PGRS family protein PE_PGRS54-like: MAWGHMHTRIPTWRLQPEILLDPPFHTEMSKQLADYFLLNKNTTASRATEWDAHKVVIRGHCLAATVGVKKILTKELQDLEVKLRKAEIEVSSGEATLSGLNSLKAAYKEADTRLGETGYDHATGETGYDHATGSTGYDHATGETGYDHATGETGYDHATGETGYDHAAGKTGFDSGAGTTGYDHATGSTGYDHTTGSTSYDHATGSTSYDHATGSTGYDHATGSTGYDHGAGSTGYDHGAGSTGYDHGAGETGFDNGTGETGYDNGTGETGYDNGTGETGYDNGTGETGYDNGTGTTGYDHATGTTGYDHATGTTGYDHATGTTGYDHATGETGFDNGTGETGYDNGTGETGYDNGTGETGYDNGTGETGYDNGTGETGYDNGTGETGYDNGTGETGYDNGTGETGYDNGTGETGYDNGTGETGYENGTGETGYENGTGETGYENGTGETGYDHATGETGYDHATGETGYDHGTGETGYDHGTGETGYDHGTGETGYDHGTGETGYDHGTGETGYDHGTGETGYDHGTGETGYDHGTGKTGFDHGTGTTGYDHGTGTTGYDHGTGETGYDHATGETGYGHATGETGYDHATGETGYDHATGETGYDHATGTTGYDHATGTTGYDHATGTTGYDHATGTTGYDHATGSTGYDHATGETGFDSGAGETGYDNGTGETGYDNGTGETGYDHATGETGYDHGTGETGYDHGTGETGYDHGTGETGYDNGTGETGYDNGTGETGYDNGTGETGFDNGTGTTGYDHATGTTGYDHATGSTGYDHATGSTGYDHATGSTGYDHATGSTGYDHATGETGFDNGTGETGFDNGTGETGFDNGTGETGFDNGTGETGFDNGTGETGYDNGTGETGYDNGTGETGYDNGTGETGYDNGTGETGYDNGTGETGYDNGTGETGFDNGTGMTGYDHATCSTGYDHGTGKTGYDNGTVKTGFDNGTVKTGFDNGTGETGYDNGTGETGYDNGTGETSYDNGTGETGFDNGTGETGFDNGTGETGFDNGTGETGFDNGTGETGFDNGTGETGFDNGTDKTGFDNGTDKTGFDNGTVETGYDNGTGETGYDNGTGETGYGNGTGNTGYDRGTGNTGFDNGTGETGYGNGTGETGYGNGTGETGYDKGTGNTGYVNGTGTTGYDNGTGKTGYDNGTVRLAMYR, translated from the exons GTGAGACTGGCTATGACCATGCTACAGGTGAGACTGGCTATGACCATGCTACAGGTAGCACTGGCTATGACCATGCTACAGGTGAGACTGGCTATGACCATGCTACAGGTGAGACTGGCTATGACCATGCTACAGGTGAGACTGGCTATGACCATGCTGCAGGTAAGACTGGCTTTGACAGTGGTGCAG GTACGACTGGCTATGACCATGCTACAGGTAGCACTGGCTATGACCATACTACAGGTAGCACTAGCTATGACCATGCTACAGGTAGCACTAGCTATGACCATGCTACAGGTAGCACTGGCTATGACCATGCTACAGGTAGCACTGGCTATGACCATGGTGCAGGTAGCACTGGCTATGACCATGGTGCAGGTAGCACTGGCTATGACCATGGTGCAG GTGAGACTGGCTTTGACAATGGTACAGGTGAGACTGGCTATGACAATGGTACAGGTGAGACTGGCTATGACAATGGTACAGGTGAGACTGGCTATGACAATGGTACAGGTGAGACTGGCTATGACAATGGTACAG GTACGACTGGCTATGACCATGCTACAGGTACGACTGGCTATGACCATGCTACAGGTACGACTGGCTATGACCATGCTACAGGTACGACTGGCTATGACCATGCTACAGGTGAGACTGGCTTTGACAATGGTACAG GTGAGACTGGCTATGACAATGGTACAGGTGAGACTGGCTATGACAATGGTACAGGTGAGACTGGCTATGACAATGGTACAGGTGAGACTGGCTATGACAATGGTACAGGTGAGACTGGCTATGACAATGGTACAGGTGAGACTGGCTATGACAATGGTACAGGTGAGACTGGCTATGACAATGGTACAGGTGAGACTGGCTATGACAATGGTACAGGTGAGACTGGCTATGACAATGGTACAGGTGAGACTGGCTATGAGAATGGTACAGGTGAGACTGGCTATGAGAATGGTACAGGTGAGACTGGCTATGAGAATGGTACAGGTGAGACTGGCTATGACCATGCTACAGGTGAGACTGGCTATGACCATGCTACAGGTGAGACTGGCTATGACCATGGTACAGGTGAGACTGGCTATGACCATGGTACAGGTGAGACTGGCTATGACCATGGTACAGGTGAGACTGGCTATGACCATGGTACAGGTGAGACTGGCTATGACCATGGTACAGGTGAGACTGGCTATGACCATGGTACAGGTGAGACTGGCTATGACCATGGTACAGGTGAGACTGGCTATGACCATGGTACAGGTAAGACTGGCTTTGACCATGGTACAGGTACGACTGGCTATGACCATGGTACAGGTACGACTGGCTATGACCATGGTACAG GTGAGACTGGCTATGACCATGCTACAGGTGAGACTGGCTATGGCCATGCTACAGGTGAGACTGGCTATGACCATGCTACAGGTGAGACTGGCTATGACCATGCTACAGGTGAGACTGGCTATGACCATGCTACAG GTACGACTGGCTATGACCATGCTACAGGTACGACTGGCTATGACCATGCTACAGGTACGACTGGCTATGACCATGCTACAGGTACGACTGGCTATGACCATGCTACAGGTAGCACTGGCTATGACCATGCTACAGGTGAGACTGGCTTTGACAGTGGTGCAG GTGAGACTGGCTATGACAATGGTACAGGTGAGACTGGCTATGACAATGGTACAGGTGAGACTGGCTATGACCATGCCACAGGTGAGACTGGCTATGACCATGGCACAGGTGAGACTGGCTATGACCATGGCACAGGTGAGACTGGCTATGACCATGGCACAGGTGAGACTGGCTATGACAATGGCACAGGTGAGACTGGCTATGACAATGGCACAGGTGAGACTGGCTATGACAATGGCACAG GTGAGACTGGCTTTGACAATGGTACAGGTACGACTGGCTATGACCATGCTACAGGTACGACTGGCTATGACCATGCTACAGGTAGCACTGGCTATGACCATGCTACAGGTAGCACTGGCTATGACCATGCTACAGGTAGCACTGGCTATGACCATGCTACAGGTAGCACTGGCTATGACCATGCTACAGGTGAGACTGGCTTTGACAATGGCACAGGTGAGACTGGCTTTGACAATGGCACAGGTGAGACTGGCTTTGACAATGGCACAGGTGAGACTGGCTTTGACAATGGCACAGGTGAGACTGGCTTTGACAATGGCACAGGTGAGACTGGCTATGACAATGGCACAGGTGAGACTGGCTATGACAATGGCACAGGTGAGACTGGCTATGACAATGGCACAGGTGAGACTGGCTATGACAATGGCACAGGTGAGACTGGCTATGACAATGGCACAGGTGAGACTGGCTATGACAATGGCACAGGTGAGACTGGCTTTGACAATGGTACAGGTATGACTGGCTATGACCATGCTACATGTAGCACTGGCTATGACCATGGTACAGGTAAGACTGGCTATGACAATGGTACAGTTAAGACTGGCTTTGACAATGGTACAGTTAAGACTGGCTTTGACAATGGTACAGGTGAGACTGGCTATGACAATGGTACAGGTGAGACTGGCTATGACAATGGTACAGGTGAGACTAGCTATGACAATGGCACAGGTGAGACTGGCTTTGACAATGGCACAGGTGAGACTGGCTTTGACAATGGCACAGGTGAGACTGGCTTTGACAATGGCACAGGTGAGACTGGCTTTGACAATGGCACAGGTGAGACTGGCTTTGACAATGGCACAGGTGAGACTGGCTTTGACAATGGCACAG ATAAGACTGGCTTTGACAATGGTACAGATAAGACTGGCTTTGACAATGGTACAGTTGAGACTGGCTATGACAATGGTACAGGTGAGACTGGCTATGACAATGGTACAGGTGAGACTGGCTATGGCAATGGTACAGGTAACACTGGCTATGACAGGGGTACAGGTAACACTGGCTTTGACAATGGTACAGGTGAGACTGGCTATGGCAATGGTACAGGTGAGACTGGCTATGGCAATGGTACAGGTGAGACTGGCTATGACAAGGGTACAGGTAACACTGGCTATGTCAACGGTACGGGTACCACAGGGTATGACAATGGTACAGGTAAGACTGGCTATGACAATGGTACAGTAAGACTGGCTATGTACAGGTGA